From one [Ruminococcus] lactaris ATCC 29176 genomic stretch:
- a CDS encoding phenylacetate--CoA ligase family protein, with product MIWAKEETLPREEIEKIQLDKLKTTVSYIYDRVKPYRDKMDAAGVKPEDIQTLEDLKKLPFTYKADFRDHYPDGLFAVDKKEIVRYHASSGTTGKPTVVGYTRNDLDIWLNNVARLACMGGATADDVAQISFGYGTFTGALGLHGGLEKIGAAVIPMSSGNTNKQIMFLQDMGVTLLVATPSYALHLGEELRHRGIDPSKDLKIHIGLFGGEGMTEPMRDEMHKVWGDQFVCTQNYGMSELCGPGVAGECTELCGMHINEDWFIPEVIDPETEEVLPPGELGELVVTCLGKEALPLVRYRTGDLTRLMYEPCKCGRTTVRMENLSGRADDMLVIRGVNVFPGQIEEVLFKIDEIGPHYEILVERKNRLDVMTITVELIDDRLLDSYGQLSELENRIKTRLKSQLGLATQIRLVAPNSLQRFEGKAKRVTDLRKDGL from the coding sequence ATGATATGGGCAAAGGAAGAAACTCTGCCAAGAGAAGAGATCGAAAAGATCCAGTTAGATAAGCTGAAGACGACTGTCAGCTATATTTACGACAGAGTAAAACCTTATCGTGATAAGATGGATGCAGCCGGAGTGAAACCGGAAGATATTCAGACGCTGGAAGACCTGAAAAAGCTGCCTTTTACATATAAAGCAGATTTTCGAGATCATTATCCGGATGGACTTTTTGCGGTAGATAAAAAGGAAATCGTGCGTTATCATGCAAGTTCAGGAACAACCGGCAAGCCAACTGTGGTCGGATATACAAGAAATGATCTGGATATCTGGCTGAATAATGTGGCAAGACTGGCCTGTATGGGCGGTGCCACTGCGGATGATGTGGCACAGATCTCATTTGGATACGGTACATTTACAGGAGCACTGGGGCTTCATGGTGGACTGGAAAAGATCGGAGCGGCGGTGATCCCGATGTCTTCGGGCAATACAAATAAGCAGATCATGTTCCTTCAGGATATGGGGGTGACCCTTCTTGTGGCAACGCCATCGTATGCACTGCATTTAGGAGAAGAACTGCGTCACCGGGGAATTGATCCTTCTAAGGATCTGAAGATCCATATCGGTTTGTTCGGCGGGGAAGGCATGACAGAGCCGATGCGTGATGAGATGCATAAAGTCTGGGGCGATCAGTTTGTCTGTACCCAGAATTATGGTATGAGTGAGCTTTGCGGACCGGGAGTTGCAGGGGAATGTACGGAGCTTTGTGGTATGCATATTAACGAAGACTGGTTTATCCCGGAAGTCATTGATCCTGAGACTGAGGAGGTTCTTCCACCGGGAGAACTTGGGGAACTGGTAGTGACCTGCCTTGGAAAAGAAGCACTTCCGCTTGTAAGATACCGCACAGGAGATCTGACAAGACTGATGTACGAACCGTGTAAATGTGGAAGAACGACAGTCAGGATGGAGAATCTTTCAGGACGTGCCGATGATATGCTTGTGATCCGCGGTGTGAATGTATTCCCGGGACAGATCGAGGAAGTTCTGTTCAAGATTGATGAGATCGGACCACATTATGAAATTCTGGTAGAGCGTAAGAACCGTCTGGATGTGATGACTATCACGGTAGAACTGATCGATGACCGTCTTCTGGACAGTTATGGACAGTTGAGTGAACTGGAGAACCGGATCAAGACAAGATTAAAGTCCCAGCTTGGACTTGCAACACAGATCCGGCTGGTTGCACCGAACTCTCTGCAGCGGTTTGAGGGAAAAGCAAAACGTGTGACAGATTTACGAAAGGATGGACTGTAA
- a CDS encoding indolepyruvate oxidoreductase subunit beta: MAVKNIMIVGVGGQGTLLTSRILGGLTIAGGYDVKLSEVHGMAQRGGSVVTFVRYGDKVAEPIVEEGQADVLIAFERLEALRYAHFLKKDGALIVNDWRIDPMPVVIGNAEYPDHIIEDLEKEYKVYKVDATEESRKLGNPRVFNLIVLGIAAQHMDFTKEQWYEVIEKTVPPKTIEINKKAFEVGFNL, encoded by the coding sequence ATGGCAGTAAAAAATATTATGATCGTCGGTGTCGGCGGACAGGGAACCCTTCTTACGAGCCGGATCCTGGGAGGGCTGACCATCGCAGGCGGATATGATGTCAAGCTTTCAGAAGTACACGGCATGGCACAGAGAGGCGGAAGTGTTGTAACATTTGTCCGTTATGGTGACAAGGTTGCAGAGCCGATCGTAGAAGAGGGACAGGCAGATGTCCTGATCGCATTTGAGAGACTGGAGGCACTCCGTTATGCACATTTTCTGAAAAAAGATGGGGCTCTGATCGTAAATGACTGGAGAATCGATCCGATGCCGGTTGTGATCGGAAATGCAGAATATCCGGATCATATCATTGAGGATCTGGAAAAGGAATACAAAGTATATAAAGTAGATGCCACAGAAGAATCCAGAAAGCTTGGAAATCCACGAGTCTTTAACCTGATCGTTCTTGGAATCGCCGCACAGCATATGGATTTCACAAAAGAACAGTGGTATGAAGTGATCGAAAAGACTGTACCTCCGAAGACGATTGAGATCAATAAAAAGGCATTTGAGGTTGGATTTAATCTTTAA
- a CDS encoding cold-shock protein: MTGTVKWFNNQKGYGFISDSEGNDIFVHYSGLVMDGFKSLEEGQAVEFDVTEGAKGPQATNVVKL; encoded by the coding sequence ATGACAGGTACAGTAAAATGGTTTAACAACCAGAAGGGTTATGGATTCATCTCCGACTCTGAAGGAAATGACATCTTCGTTCACTATTCAGGACTGGTGATGGATGGATTCAAATCACTTGAAGAAGGTCAGGCTGTAGAGTTCGATGTAACAGAAGGAGCTAAAGGACCTCAGGCAACAAACGTAGTAAAACTTTAA
- a CDS encoding exonuclease SbcCD subunit D, giving the protein MKLIHLSDLHIGKRVNEFSMLEDQRYILDQITSIIEKEAPDAVLICGDIYDKPVPPSDAVRVLDGFLTSLAQKKVPVFLISGNHDSAERLAFGSQLMMESQVIFSPVYDGEPVKYCMKDEYGEVWIHLLPFLKPAVVRHVFPEEEITSYQDAVSCAVKHMQIDPTKRNVLLAHQFVTGAARCDSEEVSVGGVDQIAAETFQEFDYTALGHIHSPQNFKNGKMRYCGTPLKYSFSECGQKKSVTVVELKEKGTTEIREIGLLPLRDLRSIRGSYLEVSSREFYEDTNTEDYVRMILTDEEDVVDGMQKLRTIYPNLMQLEYDNQRTREAKEITEAQVAEEKSELEYFEEFFELQNNHPMLQEQREFVSGLIGKLKENEL; this is encoded by the coding sequence TTGAAGCTGATTCATTTATCCGATCTGCATATTGGAAAAAGAGTGAACGAGTTTTCCATGCTGGAAGATCAGAGATATATTTTAGATCAGATTACCTCCATCATAGAGAAGGAAGCACCGGATGCAGTATTGATCTGCGGTGACATTTATGATAAACCCGTTCCGCCCTCAGATGCAGTGAGGGTTCTGGACGGGTTTTTGACTTCTCTGGCACAGAAAAAAGTGCCGGTTTTTCTGATCAGTGGAAATCATGATTCGGCAGAAAGACTGGCATTTGGTTCGCAGCTAATGATGGAAAGCCAGGTAATCTTTTCACCGGTCTATGATGGAGAACCGGTGAAATATTGTATGAAAGATGAATATGGGGAAGTGTGGATCCATCTTCTTCCATTTTTGAAGCCGGCAGTGGTACGTCATGTATTTCCTGAGGAAGAGATTACTTCTTATCAGGATGCGGTTTCCTGTGCGGTGAAGCATATGCAGATTGATCCGACAAAGAGAAACGTGCTTCTTGCACATCAGTTTGTAACCGGTGCGGCAAGATGCGATTCTGAAGAAGTTTCGGTCGGAGGTGTAGATCAGATCGCAGCAGAGACATTTCAGGAGTTTGACTATACAGCACTGGGACATATCCACAGTCCGCAGAATTTTAAAAATGGAAAAATGCGATATTGCGGAACACCACTGAAATATTCTTTTTCCGAGTGTGGACAGAAAAAGTCAGTGACGGTTGTGGAACTGAAAGAAAAAGGAACAACCGAGATCCGGGAGATCGGTCTTTTACCGCTCCGGGATCTGAGGAGTATCAGGGGAAGTTATCTGGAAGTTTCATCCAGGGAATTTTATGAAGATACCAATACAGAAGATTATGTCAGGATGATTCTTACGGATGAAGAGGATGTTGTCGATGGAATGCAGAAGTTGCGGACGATCTATCCAAACCTCATGCAATTAGAATATGATAATCAGAGGACAAGAGAAGCAAAAGAGATCACAGAGGCACAGGTGGCAGAAGAGAAAAGTGAGCTGGAATACTTTGAAGAATTTTTTGAACTTCAGAATAACCATCCCATGTTACAGGAACAGAGAGAGTTTGTCAGTGGACTGATCGGGAAACTGAAGGAGAATGAACTATGA
- a CDS encoding DeoR/GlpR family DNA-binding transcription regulator produces MKEGGAEMLTEERFAEILRMLGEEKSVTVQELTERLATSESTIRRDLTALAEKGLLVKVHGGATALEMDYTTKDVEITSRMTQNVDEKSLIGKYAASLIEKEDFVYLDSGSSIAQMLKYMTGSGAVFVTNGIAHAQSLTKKGITVYLVGGMFKGATDAVIGSQAVEDLKKYNFTKGFFGTNGVDKKHGFTTPDPAEAMIKKAAMERCRTCYILADSSKIGQIAPVTFAKFDQAKLITTELTDKDLKKEKNIVEVKA; encoded by the coding sequence ATGAAAGAAGGAGGTGCAGAGATGCTTACGGAAGAGCGGTTTGCCGAGATTCTGAGAATGCTCGGAGAGGAAAAATCGGTCACAGTGCAGGAACTTACGGAGAGACTGGCAACTTCAGAATCGACGATCCGAAGAGACCTGACAGCACTTGCGGAAAAGGGATTACTGGTGAAAGTTCATGGTGGGGCGACGGCTTTGGAGATGGATTATACAACCAAAGATGTAGAAATCACATCGCGGATGACACAGAATGTAGATGAAAAATCCCTGATCGGAAAGTATGCGGCATCCTTGATCGAGAAAGAAGATTTTGTTTATCTGGATTCGGGAAGCAGTATTGCACAGATGCTAAAATACATGACCGGCAGTGGGGCGGTATTTGTGACGAATGGGATTGCCCATGCACAGAGCCTGACAAAGAAAGGGATTACTGTCTATCTGGTTGGAGGGATGTTTAAAGGAGCAACGGATGCGGTGATCGGAAGTCAGGCTGTGGAGGATCTGAAAAAGTATAATTTTACAAAAGGATTTTTTGGAACGAATGGTGTAGATAAAAAGCATGGGTTTACGACGCCCGATCCTGCGGAAGCGATGATAAAAAAAGCTGCCATGGAACGGTGCAGAACATGCTATATTCTAGCAGATTCAAGTAAAATCGGTCAAATCGCTCCGGTTACGTTTGCAAAATTCGATCAGGCAAAATTAATCACTACAGAACTTACGGATAAGGATCTGAAAAAGGAAAAAAATATTGTAGAGGTGAAAGCATGA
- a CDS encoding AAA family ATPase, with the protein MKPEKLVISAFGPYAGRTEIDFTKLGGQGIYLITGDTGAGKTTIFDAITFALYGEASGQVRDSAMFRSKYAAEEIETYVEFLFSWRGKSYQVIRNPEYLARKKRGTGYTVRKSDATLVYPDERLPVTKAKEVTRAVTELLGLDYRQFTQIAMIAQGDFQKLLLAGTAQRGEIFRQLFHTELYQSLQLKLKDAVKMQWKQYDELRRSISQYLNGIRYGQEAEELTEKLEEMKKSGFDGRVVEGLELLLELTEREKEFLMQLEQKEKVLEESISESEKRLQKCMQKQELESSLRLQEEQREPLLQAAGKAEEERKKNPELQRKAEELEGEIRKIRERMERILRIETLGQKAEKLGEELEKVQKKCQEHTAQKEQLQRELDRFGALEAVREKYCGQLANLQEQADRLESAKDAYGTRMKKEAALTEKMRQLQEELDNRKEMLKKMGEEIEKSGDAGEIRLSLYQKKNNLTVQLNQAERLIEAKEEQSSLQKKLEFTTGRYLKARENYLPVKEAYEREFRLFLDTQAGILAEGLKEGMACPVCGSVHHPVLAEKCSEEISKESVDQKKAAADEAEKNVRNYSAMAGSLKEQLERLKKKAEQMEKDAGYHLEDAEWVKERLQKEIRTCGEELKKAEETLVQREKLVKAEEQKKAEQLQVEQLLHEQEKKMAEAQAQKSSAREILCQILGKMEKDEKRKSDSLKDSEVQELTVSAMKRLKSCTGEISEKKSAVEQEIQRREELKKEEGRLRAIVEQEKEKTVQLQAEKKSVEERIKEEQEKNGAESEREEILKEQILQKQEEQKKLKALQQKNQQEYEQILQKKAENEATIQTIRVQLEQLEDVNEEEILKEKSRMTEEKSQMAEEKKELYVRYSGNREIYDKVNVQRDLLEEVEKKYVWMKSLADTAGGNLNGKQKVELETYIQMAYFDRILRRANLRFMTMSSGQYELKRQKAPEDKKGKSGLELNVIDHYNGSERSVKTLSGGESFQASLSLALGLSDEIQANAGGICLEAMFVDEGFGSLDEEALEQAIKALGNLTQGNRSVGIISHVAELKERIENKIIVTKERGGEKLGSRIEII; encoded by the coding sequence ATGAAACCTGAGAAACTGGTCATCAGTGCATTTGGACCATATGCAGGCAGGACAGAGATTGATTTTACAAAGCTCGGGGGACAGGGAATCTATCTGATCACCGGGGATACAGGGGCAGGAAAAACGACAATTTTTGATGCGATCACCTTTGCCCTGTACGGGGAGGCAAGTGGTCAGGTCAGAGATTCAGCCATGTTCCGCAGTAAGTATGCTGCGGAAGAGATAGAAACGTATGTGGAGTTTCTTTTCTCGTGGCGTGGAAAATCTTATCAGGTGATACGAAATCCTGAATATCTGGCACGAAAAAAGAGGGGAACGGGTTATACAGTAAGAAAATCCGATGCCACGCTAGTGTACCCGGATGAACGCCTGCCGGTAACGAAAGCGAAAGAAGTCACCAGGGCAGTCACGGAACTTCTGGGACTGGATTACAGGCAGTTCACGCAGATCGCCATGATCGCACAGGGAGATTTCCAGAAGCTTCTGCTGGCAGGAACAGCACAGCGTGGAGAGATCTTCCGGCAGTTGTTCCATACAGAATTATATCAGAGCCTTCAGTTGAAGCTGAAAGATGCGGTGAAAATGCAATGGAAGCAGTATGATGAGCTGAGAAGAAGTATCAGCCAGTATCTGAACGGAATCCGTTACGGACAGGAGGCAGAAGAACTCACAGAGAAACTGGAAGAGATGAAAAAGTCCGGGTTTGATGGAAGAGTTGTGGAAGGACTGGAGCTGTTACTGGAACTGACGGAGAGAGAAAAAGAATTTCTGATGCAGCTTGAACAGAAAGAAAAAGTGCTGGAAGAAAGCATTTCAGAGTCAGAAAAGAGACTACAGAAATGTATGCAGAAGCAGGAACTGGAGTCTTCTCTGCGATTGCAGGAAGAGCAGAGAGAACCGCTCCTGCAGGCAGCCGGGAAAGCGGAAGAAGAGCGGAAAAAGAATCCGGAACTGCAAAGGAAGGCGGAAGAGCTGGAAGGAGAAATCCGTAAAATCCGGGAACGGATGGAAAGAATCCTGAGGATTGAAACGCTGGGGCAGAAAGCGGAAAAGCTGGGAGAAGAACTGGAAAAAGTGCAGAAAAAGTGTCAGGAGCATACTGCACAAAAAGAGCAGCTTCAAAGAGAACTGGATCGTTTTGGAGCTTTGGAGGCAGTGAGAGAGAAATATTGCGGACAGCTTGCAAATCTGCAGGAACAGGCAGACCGGCTGGAATCTGCAAAAGATGCATATGGCACGAGGATGAAAAAAGAAGCTGCACTGACAGAAAAAATGAGGCAGTTGCAGGAAGAACTGGATAACCGGAAGGAAATGCTCAAAAAAATGGGAGAGGAGATAGAAAAATCCGGGGATGCCGGGGAGATCCGTCTGAGTCTGTATCAGAAAAAGAATAATCTGACTGTACAGTTGAACCAGGCAGAACGGCTGATCGAGGCGAAAGAAGAACAAAGCTCGTTGCAGAAAAAGCTGGAATTTACAACCGGACGTTATTTGAAAGCAAGAGAAAACTATCTTCCGGTAAAAGAAGCATACGAAAGAGAGTTCCGTCTGTTCCTGGATACGCAGGCAGGAATTCTTGCAGAAGGGCTGAAAGAAGGAATGGCATGTCCGGTCTGTGGTTCAGTTCATCATCCGGTTCTTGCAGAAAAATGTAGCGAGGAAATTTCCAAAGAAAGCGTAGATCAGAAGAAGGCGGCAGCGGATGAGGCAGAAAAAAATGTCAGAAATTACAGTGCAATGGCAGGCAGCCTGAAAGAACAACTGGAGCGACTGAAGAAAAAAGCAGAGCAGATGGAAAAAGATGCAGGCTATCATTTGGAAGATGCAGAGTGGGTAAAAGAACGGCTGCAGAAAGAAATCAGAACCTGTGGAGAGGAACTGAAAAAAGCAGAGGAGACACTTGTTCAGAGAGAGAAGCTTGTAAAGGCAGAAGAACAGAAAAAAGCAGAACAGCTTCAGGTGGAGCAGTTACTTCATGAGCAGGAAAAAAAGATGGCAGAAGCCCAGGCACAAAAGAGCAGTGCAAGAGAAATTCTCTGTCAGATTCTCGGGAAAATGGAGAAAGATGAAAAGAGAAAATCTGACTCTCTGAAAGATAGTGAAGTTCAGGAACTGACTGTATCGGCAATGAAACGGTTAAAATCCTGCACCGGAGAAATCTCAGAAAAAAAATCTGCTGTAGAACAGGAAATCCAAAGACGGGAGGAGCTGAAAAAAGAAGAAGGGCGACTCCGGGCAATCGTGGAGCAGGAGAAAGAAAAGACTGTGCAGCTTCAGGCAGAGAAAAAATCTGTAGAAGAACGGATCAAAGAAGAGCAGGAAAAGAATGGGGCTGAGAGTGAAAGAGAGGAAATCTTAAAGGAGCAGATCCTACAGAAGCAGGAAGAACAGAAAAAGCTGAAAGCTCTACAGCAGAAAAACCAGCAGGAATATGAGCAGATTCTGCAGAAAAAAGCAGAAAATGAGGCCACGATTCAGACAATCCGGGTACAGCTTGAACAACTGGAAGATGTAAATGAAGAAGAAATCCTGAAAGAGAAAAGCCGGATGACAGAAGAAAAAAGCCAGATGGCAGAAGAAAAAAAAGAACTTTATGTCAGGTATTCAGGAAACCGGGAAATCTATGATAAAGTTAATGTACAGAGAGATCTGCTGGAAGAAGTAGAAAAGAAGTATGTATGGATGAAGTCACTTGCCGATACGGCAGGCGGCAATCTGAATGGCAAGCAGAAAGTAGAACTGGAGACCTATATTCAGATGGCATATTTTGACCGGATTTTACGACGTGCAAATCTGCGTTTCATGACAATGAGCAGTGGACAGTATGAGTTAAAAAGACAGAAAGCACCGGAAGATAAAAAAGGAAAATCCGGTCTGGAATTAAATGTGATCGATCACTACAACGGCAGTGAGCGGAGTGTTAAAACCCTGTCCGGTGGAGAGTCATTCCAGGCATCTCTGTCGCTGGCACTGGGGCTGTCAGATGAAATCCAGGCCAATGCGGGAGGAATCTGCCTGGAGGCAATGTTCGTGGATGAAGGTTTCGGTTCTCTGGATGAGGAAGCACTGGAGCAGGCAATCAAGGCATTGGGAAATCTGACGCAGGGAAACCGCAGTGTGGGGATCATTTCTCATGTGGCTGAACTGAAAGAACGGATCGAAAATAAGATAATCGTGACGAAAGAGCGGGGCGGAGAAAAATTAGGCAGCAGGATTGAAATTATATAA
- the iorA gene encoding indolepyruvate ferredoxin oxidoreductase subunit alpha, which yields MAEKVIMLGNEAIARGAYEAGVKVSSAYPGTPSTEISEYLVQYRDDVYEEWAPNEKVATEVAVGASIAGVRSMACMKHVGLNVAADPLYSVSYMGVNGGLVLVVADDPGLYSSQNEQDTRMVARAAQIPVIEPSDSAEAKDFFKAAFELSEKFDRPFIFRTTTRLAHSQGLVELCERENIEDKEYIKNIQKNVMMPGNAKQRHIEIERLNRELAEAANTLPINRVEMNDTKIGVITSGIPYQYVKEALPEASVLKLGMVNPLPRKLIEDFAEKVDTLYIVEELDPVIETQVKSWGIQAIGKEIFTVQGEYSANMLRKAILKQELELKEPAKAPGRPPILCPGCPHRSVFFVLNRLKMHAAGDIGCYTLGAVAPLSVIDTTMCMGSSISTLHGMEKAKGKEYIKNWVAVIGDSTFMHTGVNSLMNMVYNKATGTVIIMDNSTTGMTGHQDHSATGKTLQGDPTYAIDIPELCHAVGVKHVNVVNAFDIELLQKTIKEEVARDEVSVIITKTPCVLLDKRKKPLYLAHEDQCKKCGLCMKPGCPAMTKNADGSVHIDDTMCTGCGLCEKLCKFNVIELVKEGE from the coding sequence ATGGCAGAAAAAGTAATTATGCTCGGAAATGAAGCGATTGCCCGCGGAGCATACGAGGCGGGAGTAAAAGTTTCTTCCGCATATCCGGGAACTCCGAGTACTGAGATCAGTGAATACCTTGTCCAGTACAGGGATGATGTATATGAAGAATGGGCACCGAACGAGAAGGTTGCTACAGAGGTAGCGGTAGGTGCAAGCATCGCAGGTGTGCGTTCCATGGCCTGTATGAAGCATGTAGGACTGAATGTGGCAGCAGATCCGCTCTATTCAGTATCTTATATGGGAGTAAACGGTGGACTTGTTCTTGTTGTTGCGGATGATCCGGGACTTTACAGCTCTCAGAACGAGCAGGATACAAGAATGGTTGCAAGGGCAGCACAGATCCCGGTTATCGAACCTTCGGACAGTGCAGAGGCAAAAGATTTCTTTAAGGCAGCTTTTGAACTCAGTGAGAAATTCGACCGTCCGTTTATTTTCAGAACGACAACGAGACTGGCACATTCACAAGGACTGGTTGAGCTTTGTGAGCGTGAAAATATAGAAGATAAGGAATATATAAAGAATATTCAGAAAAATGTCATGATGCCGGGAAATGCAAAGCAGAGACATATTGAGATCGAACGTCTGAACAGGGAACTGGCAGAGGCAGCTAATACCCTTCCGATCAACAGAGTTGAGATGAACGATACCAAGATTGGAGTTATTACCAGTGGAATCCCATATCAGTATGTAAAAGAAGCATTGCCGGAGGCGTCTGTACTGAAGCTGGGAATGGTGAATCCGCTTCCAAGAAAGCTGATCGAAGATTTTGCAGAAAAAGTTGATACACTCTATATTGTAGAGGAACTGGATCCGGTGATCGAGACGCAGGTAAAATCCTGGGGAATCCAGGCGATTGGCAAGGAAATCTTCACAGTACAGGGAGAATACAGTGCCAATATGCTCCGTAAAGCGATTCTGAAGCAGGAACTGGAACTGAAAGAGCCTGCAAAAGCACCGGGAAGACCGCCAATCCTCTGTCCGGGATGTCCGCACAGAAGTGTATTCTTTGTCCTGAACCGTCTGAAAATGCATGCAGCAGGTGATATCGGATGTTATACATTAGGTGCAGTTGCACCGCTGAGTGTCATCGATACAACGATGTGTATGGGATCAAGTATTTCCACACTTCATGGAATGGAGAAGGCAAAAGGAAAAGAGTATATCAAGAACTGGGTTGCCGTGATCGGTGATTCTACTTTCATGCATACAGGTGTTAATTCACTGATGAATATGGTTTACAACAAAGCGACCGGAACAGTGATCATCATGGATAATTCCACGACAGGAATGACCGGACATCAGGATCACTCCGCAACCGGAAAGACATTGCAGGGAGATCCGACTTATGCCATTGATATTCCGGAATTATGTCATGCAGTCGGAGTGAAGCATGTCAATGTAGTGAATGCATTTGATATCGAATTGCTTCAGAAGACGATTAAAGAAGAAGTGGCAAGGGATGAAGTATCTGTTATCATCACAAAGACTCCTTGTGTTCTGCTTGACAAGAGAAAGAAGCCATTGTATCTGGCACATGAAGATCAGTGTAAGAAATGCGGTCTCTGCATGAAACCGGGATGTCCGGCCATGACAAAGAATGCAGACGGAAGTGTTCATATTGATGATACGATGTGTACTGGATGCGGACTGTGCGAAAAACTGTGTAAATTTAATGTGATAGAACTTGTAAAGGAGGGCGAATAA
- a CDS encoding phenylacetate--CoA ligase family protein has protein sequence MAAVSLENWEERIRDPKVECMSSDEMAALQSKRLVDVVKRVYDHVDFYHKKMKETGVEPGDIRSIEDINKLPFTTKEDLRANYPFGLLAIPQSDVVRVQGTSGTTGKLTIAPYSQKDVEVWGECVARCLTMAGLTKDDILHVCYGYGLFTGGLGLDFGARALGAMTIPMSAGNTKRQMMVMEDLGATAFACTPSYALYLAESIQEAGLTDRLKIRAGIHGAEPWTEEMRKKIENILHINCFDIYGLCEITGPGVAMDCIHHAGLHVNADHFYPEVLNPATNEACADGETGELVFTTLSKEAMPLLRYRTKDLTSIDHSRCACGRTTPRISKFTGRTDDMKVIRGVNVFPTQVETALLSMGGAVAPHYMMIVDREDNLDVLTVMVEVDESMFSDEIRKLDALRDKIAAILKTALGVSVRVKLVEPKSIQRSEGKAVRVIDNRNL, from the coding sequence ATGGCGGCAGTATCATTAGAAAATTGGGAAGAACGGATCCGGGATCCCAAAGTGGAATGTATGAGCAGTGACGAGATGGCAGCACTGCAGAGCAAGCGTCTTGTAGATGTGGTAAAAAGAGTATATGACCATGTGGATTTTTACCATAAAAAAATGAAAGAGACCGGAGTAGAACCGGGCGATATCCGTTCTATTGAAGATATCAACAAGCTTCCTTTTACTACGAAGGAAGACCTGAGAGCCAATTATCCATTCGGACTTCTTGCAATTCCGCAGTCGGATGTGGTACGTGTGCAGGGAACTTCCGGTACTACCGGAAAACTGACGATCGCACCGTATTCACAGAAAGATGTGGAAGTATGGGGAGAATGTGTGGCAAGATGTCTGACGATGGCAGGACTTACAAAAGATGATATTCTGCACGTATGCTATGGATATGGACTTTTTACCGGTGGTCTTGGACTGGATTTTGGGGCAAGAGCGTTAGGTGCAATGACGATCCCGATGTCAGCAGGAAATACCAAGCGTCAGATGATGGTCATGGAAGACCTTGGAGCAACTGCATTTGCATGTACTCCATCTTATGCACTTTATCTTGCTGAGTCCATTCAGGAAGCTGGACTGACAGACCGGCTGAAGATCAGGGCAGGAATCCACGGAGCAGAACCATGGACAGAAGAGATGCGTAAAAAAATTGAAAATATTCTTCATATCAACTGCTTTGATATTTATGGATTATGTGAGATTACCGGACCGGGTGTGGCAATGGATTGTATCCATCATGCAGGACTTCATGTCAATGCGGATCATTTCTATCCTGAAGTATTGAACCCTGCAACGAATGAAGCGTGTGCAGACGGGGAAACCGGAGAGCTTGTCTTTACAACGTTATCCAAAGAAGCAATGCCGCTTCTGCGTTACCGCACGAAAGATCTGACCAGCATTGACCACAGTCGTTGTGCCTGCGGAAGAACAACTCCGAGAATTTCCAAGTTCACTGGAAGAACAGACGATATGAAGGTGATCCGTGGAGTCAATGTATTCCCGACCCAGGTTGAGACAGCACTGCTTAGTATGGGTGGTGCGGTAGCTCCACATTATATGATGATCGTAGACAGAGAGGATAATCTGGATGTACTTACCGTTATGGTGGAAGTAGATGAGAGCATGTTCTCAGATGAGATCCGTAAACTGGATGCACTGAGAGATAAGATCGCAGCAATTCTGAAGACAGCACTTGGAGTGTCTGTCAGAGTGAAACTGGTTGAGCCGAAATCGATCCAGAGAAGCGAAGGAAAAGCAGTTCGTGTGATCGACAACAGGAATCTGTAG
- a CDS encoding ACT domain-containing protein — MIRQLSVFVENQPGSMMRVTSVLTDSHINIRAISTFDTPEFGIMRLVVDEPECAKESLTAKGFVTRITEVVGAELKDEKGNLNRMLTILADGEINVNYIYSFVIREGKAPVIVFHTDDFDKAQKVLEKADVKLVEEEDL, encoded by the coding sequence ATGATCAGACAGCTTTCAGTATTTGTGGAAAACCAGCCGGGGAGTATGATGAGAGTGACTTCTGTATTGACAGATAGCCATATTAATATCCGTGCGATCTCCACATTTGATACACCGGAATTTGGGATCATGCGTCTGGTAGTAGATGAGCCGGAGTGCGCAAAAGAAAGTCTGACAGCAAAAGGGTTTGTTACAAGGATCACGGAAGTAGTCGGGGCTGAGCTTAAGGATGAAAAAGGAAACCTGAACCGGATGCTTACGATCCTTGCAGATGGAGAGATCAATGTAAATTATATTTATTCGTTTGTGATCCGCGAGGGAAAAGCACCGGTGATCGTATTCCATACGGATGATTTTGACAAGGCACAGAAAGTCCTGGAGAAGGCAGATGTGAAACTGGTAGAGGAAGAAGATTTATAG